CCCAACCGATGCCTACAACCCGTGAGTGTGCTATGGAACCCGGAAACGCCCAGCTGTCGATGACGGTATTGATGACCCCTGACATGGCCAACTTCTCAGGCAATGTGCATGGCGGCACCCTGCTCAAGTACCTCGACGAAGTGGCCTACGCCTGTGCGAGCCGTTATGCCGGTCGCTATGTGGTGACGCTGTCGGTCGACCAGGTGATTTTCCGCGAGCCGATCCATGTCGGCGAGCTGGTGACCTTCCTCGCTTCGGTCAACTACACCGGCAACACCTCGATGGAAGTGGGCATCAAGGTGGTGACCGAGAACATCCGCGAACGCTCGGTGCGCCATACCAACAGCTGCTTCTTCACCATGGTGGCCGTGGACGACCAGCGCAAACCCGCCGCCGTACCGCCGCTGCAGCCGCAGAACAGCGAAGACAAGCGCCGGTTTGTGCAGGCCCAGCAGCGTCGGCAGATTCGCCAGGAGCTGGAAAAGCGCTACCAGGAAATCAAGGCAGACGGGCCGTAAACCCCAAGCTGTAAACCCAATCAAATGTGGGAGCTGGCTTGCCTGCGATAGCGGAGTGTCAGGCGACAGAGATGTCGACTGTCAGGCCCTCATCGCAGGCAAGCCAGCTCCCACATTGGGTTTTGTAGGCTTATAGTTCGATCGGCGTGGCCTCAAAGCGCACGCGCGGATGGGCGATACGATCCTGAGCCCGCACCAGCTCCAGCTCGTAACTGGCGCAGGCCTGGGTCTCCAGCAGCACTTCATGCACCGCCGCCGCCGTAAATTCGAACGCCGCCACCAGGCTGTCGCCCAACAGTACCCGCGCCAGGAACAGCCCTGATGTCAGGTCGCCCACGCCCACCGGCTGACGTGGGAACGCCAGCAGCGGGCGGCGCAGGTGCCAGCTGCCTTCGGCGGTGACCAGCAACATCTCAAAGCCATCCGGCAGCTTGCCGGGATAATCCAGGTGCTTGACCAAAACCGCCTTCGGCCCACGGGCCAGCAGCGCCTTGGCCATGCCCAGGCAATCGAACAGCGACTGCGGCTTGCGCCCGGCAAAGCTGTCCAGCTCCAGTTGGTTGGGGCAGAGGAAATCCGCCATTGCCGCCGCCTCATCCAGCAGGAAATCGCTGACTTCCTGGGGCACGATGCAGCCCTTTTCCGGGTGGCCCATCACCGGGTCGCACAGGTACAGGGCCTTGGGGTTGATCGCCTTGATCCGCGCCACGCCGGTCAAAATCGCACGGCCCTGGTCGGCACTGCCGAGGTAGCCGGACAGCACCGCATCGCAGTTGCCCAGCTCACCAATCGCGGCAATGCCTTCCACCAGCGCCGGAATTTGCTGCGGCGCCAACACTTCGCCCGCCCACTGGCCATACTGAGTGTGGTTGGAAAACTGCACCGTATTCAGCGGCCAGACGTTCACCCCGACCCGCTGCATGGGGAACACAGCGGCGCTGTTTCCGGCGTGGCCAAAGACCACATGAGACTGGATCGCAAGCAGATGAGGTGTGCGTTTCATGCAGGAGATTTCCGTAAAGCCGTTGAAATTCTGGCCGCGCAGTATGCGACTAAACACAGCCTATACGACAGACCGGCGACACAGTTAAGCTGCTCTCACTTTGTTGGAGTTCATCGCATGCTGACCCTGGGAAACATCTTCGTGTTGATGCTGCTGGCGACCGGTGCCGCCTGGGTGTGGCACAACCACGGCCTGCGCGAGCGGGCGCTGGAGCGGGTCAAGCAGCATTGCGCCAAGCTTGATATCGAACTGCTCGATGGCGCGGTGGCGTTGAAGCGCATCGGTTTCGTGAAGGATGCCAATGGCCGGCGGCGCCTGGCACGCATTTATAACTTTGAGTTCACCGTGACCGGCGAAGCCCGCCATCCGGGGACCATCACCCAGTTTGGCGCCCACAGCGCGCAAATCGAGCTGGCGCCCTACCCGTTCGAGATCAAGACGCCGCTGCCCAGCGCTGAGGTGATCGAGCTAAGCCAGTGGCGCCAGGACCACGCGAGCAAGAACCGTCACTGACGGCAGGCGGCGAGTGAGCTTTGCAATTCAGCCACGTCCTGTGGCTGGCTGAAGATCAATTCAATACGTGAATCACGGCGCCATTCGCTGGGTTGCCAGGCGAGCGGGCTGTTATCCACAGCGTTGGCGCTGGCCCAGCCTGCGGTGCTGTGGATAACCAGCTTGGCGCGGCGCCATTCAAGGCGTGTCAGCCAGCTTTGCAGGCGCGTTGTATCGAATTGCTGGCTTGGGTGCCAGCGCCAGCCGATGCTCCAGCCACCTTCTTGAACCTGGCTGAGGCAGATTGGCACGGCCGGATCGGTCCAGATTGCCGGCATCTGCGCCACGCCTTTGGGCACATCGAAGTTATCCACAGCAGCACGGCCTCGCGCATTCAGGTCGGGCAATTGGTCGAGCGGCAGCTGCGCCTGGCGCGTCCAATAGAGCGGGCAGTCGGGTAGCTGCTGTTCGATAGCCTGGCGTTGCGCGGCATCCAGCGTCTCATCCTTGTTCAATACCAGCAGCCCGGCGCTGGCCAGGGTTTCACGTTGCGCCTCTGGCAAGGGTTTACCCGCTGCCAGCGCCTGGGCATCGATCACCAGCACGCACGGCTGAACCGCCAGCACGTCTTGCCACGGCGCCTGCCGCAGTTGCTTGAGCAATTGCGCCGGGTGGCCCAGACCGGAGGGCTCGATAAACAACCGGTCCGGCTTGGCCTTACGCAACAAGCGGCCCAGGCCTACCTGGAAGGGTGCGCCATTCACACAACACAAACAGCCGCCGGCCACCTCGCCCAGGGCAATGCCGTCGTCATCCTGGGTGAGCAAGGCCGCGTCCAGGCCGATCTGCCCGAACTCGTTGATCAACACCGCCCAACGCTCGTTGGCCGGGCGTTGGGCGAGCAGGTGTTTGATCAGGCTGGTCTTGCCGGCGCCCAAAGGCCCGGCAATCACGTGGGTGGGAATGTTCTGCAGCATCGGGGGCATCATTCAGACCGTGTAAAGCACTAGATCCTACTCGGTTATGCCAGCCAATCCAGCGTCAGGATCAAGCGCCGCTCATCGTTCTTAAGCGCGGGCGAGCGGTGAATCAGGCCGTGGGCTTCGTTGCCATGCCATTTGGTGCCCTTGAGCATGGCCACTTCGCCGCAGAGGATTTGCTCGATGCGCTCGATTGGCTCGGCGTCCGGCTGGCCGAGCGTGCGGCGGTCCATCACGCCTTCGCGCAACCACTGACTGCCGATGCCGGCGTAGGTGGTGATCAGACGAACCGGCACGTGGTCGACGTGAAAACGCGGGCACATGGCCTTGTCCAGCAGCCGCAAGCGCACACCAATGCGCCTTGCACCGAGTAAACAGGCAAATGCGCTGACCAGCCATGAAACATCGGCGACAAAGCCGTCGTAGCCTTCAAGATCGCGGCAACTGGATGCCAAACCCTGCAAGTTCGGTGTTGTGTCTTCGTCGTTGAGTTCAATCACCATGGAGTCGGCGAGCGGCTCGTCAAGCGCCACCAGCAAGGCACCAAATTCGGCGATGTGCAGCGGCAGTTGGCGCTGCCAGACCGCCAAATTCACACCGTCCTCAAGGATGTCAGCCAGTGCCAGCGGGGTTTCACCACGTGTCTGGCGTATCACAGGACGCAACGAGATAACCGGGGCCAGCATCAGGCTACCTGCTCGAACCAAGGGCCAAACGGGTCAGCCAACTGGCGCCAACCTTCGACGCCCAGGGCCATTTCTTCGTCGGTGAGCAAGCAAGAGTCCAGCTCGGCGCGCATCTGGCTGAAGTCGATATTTTGCCCGATAAACACCAGTTCCTGGCGGCAGTCACCCGTGCTCAGCTGCCAGTTGCCCATGATTGCCGCCACACTTTCTTCATCCTGCGGCCACTGGCTTTTCGGCACAAAACGCCACCAGCGCCCGGCAAAACCATGGCGCATCAGCCCGCCCGCCTGGGACCAACTGCCCGCATCTTGATGCTTGCTGGCCAGCCAGAAAAAGCCTTTGGAGCGCAGCAGTTTGCCGTTTACCCACGGGCGGTCGATGAAGTCGAAAAAACGCTGTGGATGAAACGGGCGGCGCGCGCGGTAAGCCGTGGAAGCGATGCCGTACTCTTCGGTTTCCGGCACATGTTCTCCGCGCAGTTCCTGCAACCAGCCCGGCGCCTGGGCCGCGCGTTCGAAGTCGAAGCGCCCGGTGTTGAGGATCTTGTTCAGCGGCACTTCGCCCATGACCATCGGGATGATTTCGGCCTGGGCGTTGAGGCGTTCGAGGATCGCCATCAGTTCCTCGCGCTCGCGGCTGCTGATCAGGTCGATTTTGCTGATCAGGATCACGTCGGCAAACTCGATCTGCTCGATCAGCAGATCGGTGATCGAGCGTTCGTCCTCTTCGCCCAGGGTTTCGCCGCGTGAGGCCAGGCTTTCGGCGGCCTGGTAGTCGAGCAGGAAGTTCATGCCGTCGACCACGGTGACCATGGTGTCCAGGCGCGCAATGTCCGCCAGGCTTTGCTCGTTTTCATCGCGAAAGGTGAAGGTTTCGGCCACGGGCAATGGCTCGGAAATGCCGGTGGATTCAATCAACAGGTAATCGAACCGACCTTCCTTGGCGAGTTTACCGACTTCTTCCAGCAAGTCTTCACGCAAGGTGCAGCAGATGCAGCCGTTGCTCATCTCCACCAGTTTTTCTTCGGAGCGGTTGAGGGTGACGTCGCGCTGCACCTCGCTGCCGTCGATGTTGATTTCGCTCATGTCATTGACGATCACCGCCACCCGCAGGTTTTCGCGGTTGC
The sequence above is a segment of the Pseudomonas sp. R76 genome. Coding sequences within it:
- a CDS encoding acyl-CoA thioesterase → MEPGNAQLSMTVLMTPDMANFSGNVHGGTLLKYLDEVAYACASRYAGRYVVTLSVDQVIFREPIHVGELVTFLASVNYTGNTSMEVGIKVVTENIRERSVRHTNSCFFTMVAVDDQRKPAAVPPLQPQNSEDKRRFVQAQQRRQIRQELEKRYQEIKADGP
- the pdxY gene encoding pyridoxal kinase PdxY — translated: MKRTPHLLAIQSHVVFGHAGNSAAVFPMQRVGVNVWPLNTVQFSNHTQYGQWAGEVLAPQQIPALVEGIAAIGELGNCDAVLSGYLGSADQGRAILTGVARIKAINPKALYLCDPVMGHPEKGCIVPQEVSDFLLDEAAAMADFLCPNQLELDSFAGRKPQSLFDCLGMAKALLARGPKAVLVKHLDYPGKLPDGFEMLLVTAEGSWHLRRPLLAFPRQPVGVGDLTSGLFLARVLLGDSLVAAFEFTAAAVHEVLLETQACASYELELVRAQDRIAHPRVRFEATPIEL
- a CDS encoding DUF3301 domain-containing protein; its protein translation is MLTLGNIFVLMLLATGAAWVWHNHGLRERALERVKQHCAKLDIELLDGAVALKRIGFVKDANGRRRLARIYNFEFTVTGEARHPGTITQFGAHSAQIELAPYPFEIKTPLPSAEVIELSQWRQDHASKNRH
- a CDS encoding CobW family GTP-binding protein, yielding MLQNIPTHVIAGPLGAGKTSLIKHLLAQRPANERWAVLINEFGQIGLDAALLTQDDDGIALGEVAGGCLCCVNGAPFQVGLGRLLRKAKPDRLFIEPSGLGHPAQLLKQLRQAPWQDVLAVQPCVLVIDAQALAAGKPLPEAQRETLASAGLLVLNKDETLDAAQRQAIEQQLPDCPLYWTRQAQLPLDQLPDLNARGRAAVDNFDVPKGVAQMPAIWTDPAVPICLSQVQEGGWSIGWRWHPSQQFDTTRLQSWLTRLEWRRAKLVIHSTAGWASANAVDNSPLAWQPSEWRRDSRIELIFSQPQDVAELQSSLAACRQ
- a CDS encoding DUF1826 domain-containing protein, giving the protein MLAPVISLRPVIRQTRGETPLALADILEDGVNLAVWQRQLPLHIAEFGALLVALDEPLADSMVIELNDEDTTPNLQGLASSCRDLEGYDGFVADVSWLVSAFACLLGARRIGVRLRLLDKAMCPRFHVDHVPVRLITTYAGIGSQWLREGVMDRRTLGQPDAEPIERIEQILCGEVAMLKGTKWHGNEAHGLIHRSPALKNDERRLILTLDWLA
- the zigA gene encoding zinc metallochaperone GTPase ZigA; its protein translation is MPNRLPVTVLSGFLGAGKSTLLNYVLRNRENLRVAVIVNDMSEINIDGSEVQRDVTLNRSEEKLVEMSNGCICCTLREDLLEEVGKLAKEGRFDYLLIESTGISEPLPVAETFTFRDENEQSLADIARLDTMVTVVDGMNFLLDYQAAESLASRGETLGEEDERSITDLLIEQIEFADVILISKIDLISSREREELMAILERLNAQAEIIPMVMGEVPLNKILNTGRFDFERAAQAPGWLQELRGEHVPETEEYGIASTAYRARRPFHPQRFFDFIDRPWVNGKLLRSKGFFWLASKHQDAGSWSQAGGLMRHGFAGRWWRFVPKSQWPQDEESVAAIMGNWQLSTGDCRQELVFIGQNIDFSQMRAELDSCLLTDEEMALGVEGWRQLADPFGPWFEQVA